From one Eleginops maclovinus isolate JMC-PN-2008 ecotype Puerto Natales chromosome 7, JC_Emac_rtc_rv5, whole genome shotgun sequence genomic stretch:
- the olig2 gene encoding oligodendrocyte transcription factor 2 yields MDSDTSRVSSRPSSPEEDDIFLATLKKSVHGFSGAVSSTHIDSLSELHALHSFTAEDEETLARLSKKDRKLLTENELQTIRLKINSRERKRMHDLNVAMDGLREVMPYAHGPSVRKLSKIATLLLARNYILMLSNSLEEMKRLVSEIYGSGGHHGGFHPAACGTMTHAGPVPGHPVVSHASHPAVHHPLLPPAVSSASLSAPGISVSSVRPHHGLLKAPTPGAGPLGSSFHHWGVSTGMPCPCSMCQVPPPHVSSMNAVPMPRLASDSK; encoded by the coding sequence ATGGACTCAGATACGAGCCGCGTTTCGAGCAGACCTTCATCTCCCGAGGAGGACGACATCTTCCTGGCCACCCTGAAGAAGTCAGTGCACGGCTTCTCCGGCGCAGTGTCTTCCACTCACATCGACTCTCTGTCCGAGCTGCACGCCCTGCACAGCTTTACCGCCGAAGACGAGGAAACCCTCGCTCGGCTGTCCAAAAAAGACCGAAAGCTCCTTACAGAGAACGAGCTGCAGACCATCCGCCTCAAGATCAACAGCCGCGAGAGGAAAAGGATGCACGACCTCAACGTGGCGATGGATGGTCTCCGCGAGGTCATGCCCTATGCGCACGGACCCTCGGTGCGCAAGCTCTCGAAAATTGCCACCCTGCTCCTCGCCAGAAACTACATCCTGATGCTCAGCAACTCACTGGAGGAGATGAAGCGGCTGGTGAGCGAGATCTACGGCAGCGGCGGACACCACGGCGGCTTCCACCCAGCAGCTTGTGGGACTATGACTCACGCAGGGCCCGTGCCGGGTCACCCGGTGGTTTCTCACGCCTCGCACCCGGCTGTGCACCACCCACTCCTCCCCCCGGCCGTCTCGTCCGCCTCTCTGTCCGCGCCGGGTATCTCCGTCTCTTCGGTCAGACCCCACCACGGACTCCTCAAAGCGCCCACACCAGGAGCAGGTCCACTGGGCAGCAGCTTCCATCACTGGGGCGTGAGCACAGGGATGCCCTGTCCGTGCAGCATGTGCCAAGTTCCGCCTCCACATGTGAGCAGCATGAACGCCGTCCCCATGCCGAGGCTGGCCAGCGACTCCAAGTGA
- the olig1 gene encoding oligodendrocyte transcription factor 1: MNVLSNPGIRAQEQSLPLCGPGSVQDLPHCPPGFNLSSRLNPVPMLDLQSGQRPIKPQRELSPEEQQDLRRKINSRERKRMQDLNIAMDALREVMVPYASSPSSASPPQSHQPGAPPGRRLSKISTLVLARNYILLLGSSLQEMRRLLGEVSVGMGVNTGPVPRLLLAGGWPLISGPSQLLLTQESLLTSAASSSSSTSSASASKCPLLSPGPMEASLAPVQWSSAGASGGPLCPCGVCRLPRFNHSNPVPRFPK; encoded by the coding sequence ATGAATGTGCTGTCCAACCCAGGGATCAGGGCGCAGGAGcagtctcttcctctctgtggccCCGGGTCTGTACAGGACTTGCCCCACTGCCCCCCAGGGTTCAACCTGAGCTCACGCCTGAATCCTGTGCCCATGCTCGACCTCCAGAGCGGCCAAAGACCGATCAAGCCTCAGAGGGAGCTGAGCCCCGAGGAGCAGCAGGATCTCAGGAGGAAGATCAACAGCAGGGAGAGGAAACGCATGCAGGACTTGAACATTGCCATGGATGCCCTGAGGGAGGTCATGGTGCCGTACGCCTCCTCGCCATCCTCTGCCTCCCCCCCCCAGTCCCACCAGCCCGGGGCCCCTCCAGGCCGCAGGCTCTCCAAGATCTCCACCTTGGTTCTGGCCAGGAACTACATCCTCCTCCTGGGGTCGTCTCTACAAGAGATGCGGCGGCTGCTGGGGGAGGTAAGTGTGGGGATGGGTGTGAACACAGGACCGGTCCCCCGGCTGCTGCTCGCTGGAGGGTGGCCCCTCATTTCTGGTCCAAGTCAGCTCCTCCTCACTCAGGAGTCCCTCCTGACGTCAGCAGCCTCGTCCTCGTCCTCCACTTCATCGGCATCTGCTTCTAAATGTCCCCTGTTGTCCCCGGGCCCCATGGAGGCCTCGCTGGCTCCTGTGCAGTGGAGCTCTGCAGGGGCCTCCGGAGGGCCCCTGTGCCCCTGTGGAGTCTGCAGACTACCCAGATTTAACCACTCCAATCCGGTTCCAAGATTTCCAAAGTGA